GGCCGGCCGGATACCGCTTGTCGAGTATGAGTGCCGTCTCAGGACCAAAGCGGGAGACTACATCTGGGTGCTGTCGCGGGGAAGGGTCGTGGAACGGGATGCCGAGGGAACGCCGCTGCGCCTTTCGGGGACTATCCTGAACATAACGGAGAACAAGAAGCTGGAAGATGAAAGGAAGAGCCTCGAGCGTCAGCTTCTTCAGGCACAGAAACTCGAGAGCCTGGGTGTGCTGGCCGGAGGGATCGCCCACGATTTCAACAACATTCTGGGAATTATCAGCGGCTACACGGAAATGGCCGAGCTGGATGTGATGACCGAGCCGGAAAGCGCCCTGGAATGCCTGCAACAGGTGGGCAAGGCTTCTGAACGCGCCAAAAGCCTGATCGAGCAGATACTGGCGTTCAGCCGCCGCTCGGAGCAGGAGAGACGGCCGCTGAAACTCAGCCTGATCGTGAAAGAGGCCCTCAAGATGCTGCGGGCCTCGATCCCCTCGACAGTGGAGATCCGTCAACGGGTTGACGACAACTCGGGGATCGTCCTGGCCGACTCGACCCAGATGCACCAGGTGATGATGAACCTGGCCACCAACGCGGCGTATGCCTTGCGCGAGCGGGGCGGCCGCCTGACTGTGGAGCTGATGGACACCGAGCTGGACAGTGCCGCCGCCACGGTCCTGCAGCTGGCCGAGGGCAAATATGTCATGCTGGTGGTCGGCGACACCGGCCAGGGCATCGCCCCCGAGATCAGGGACCGGATTTTCGACCCGTTCTTTACGACCAAACCCAAGGGCGAAGGCACTGGGATGGGGCTGGCGGTGGTGCATGGCATTGTCAGGGCGCACGGGGGGGCGATCGGGGTGGAGAGCGAACCCGGCAAGGGAAGCCGGTTCACGGTGTATCTGCCCCGGATCACCCAGGATTCCGAGCAGGAAGAGACAGAAGTGTACGATGATATCCCGGGAGGTAAAGAGAGCGTCCTGCTCGTGGATGACGAGGAAGGCATTCTGGCCGTGGGACGGATGGCCCTGAACCGGCTGGGCTACAGGATTACGGTCAGGCGAAGCGGACCGGAGGCGCTGGCGGCATTCCAGGCCGAACCCCAATCATACGACCTTGTCATAACGGACCAGACCATGCCCGGAATGACCGGACTGGAACTGGCAATCAAGATTCTCTCGATCCGGCCGGACCTGCCGGTGATAATCTGCACCGGCTACAGCGAAAAAATCACCCCGCAGATCGTGAGCCAGTACGGCATCAAGGAGATGATACTGAAGCCGTATCTGTGGGACAAAATGGCCCGGGTGATCCGCAGGATACTGGACAGACGATAAGCCGCTCAGTCAAGGACCTCGCGGCGGTTCAAGCCCTGGGGCATCCGACGTTGTTCTCGAATATATACCCCTCGCCGTGCTCCCCGAGATCGACCACCATCTGGTCCATATAGCCCTCGTAGAGCGCGTTGTTGGCTATCACCGAATGGCTGAGCTTGCGCAGGATGAACCCGACCTGCGGGGTGTACAGCCCCTGGCCGCCGTCATCGCGCCCGGCCGCGCAGGTGTTCGCGACGAAAGTCAGCCCGCTGCATTCCTCCAGGCGGACATGGCAGGAGCGCTCCCCCTCGGCCAGTTGCTTGCTGTCCTTGCCGCAGCGCCTGAACACGTTGCCGGTGACCGTGGTGGTGCGCATTTTCAGGGCGCAGATACCGGCGCCCCAGTTGCGGTCGAAGCAGTTGCCGGTCACGTTCCAGGCATCCCCGGCCAGGAGGTGCAGGCCGTATCCCCCGTTCCATTCGACCCGGTTGGCGGTGAACATCACCGTGGCCCCCACCTCGTCGCAGCCGAAACCGTGGCTGCCGTTGCCGGAGAACTGGTTGTCGGTCACGAAACCGTCCCAGCCGGTTATCTGGACCCCGCAGCCCTTGTTGTTCTGCATGATGCTGTGACGGATGATGAAGAGCCAGATGCGTTTCAGATACACACCATGGCCGGAAAATCCCGCTATCTTGCAGTCGTCGATGACAATGGAGTCCTCCTGGTCGCTGTATTTTTCGGCGTTGTTGAGGAAAACGCCGTGGATGGCTTTCTGCGACTCCCGACGGCCCTGCAGGAACAACCCTCTCAGGTGCACGCCGAAAGCGCCGGTGATGTTGAGCAGGCAGTCCGCCTCGTCGCTGTCCAGCACCAGCGTGGCCCCGGCGGGGCCACGGTAGCCCCACTGCGGTTCCGCCAGGACTGTGGTATGCTGGTGCACGCCGAGGCCGTGGCACAGGTAGCGTCCCGCCGGGAAATACGCCGTGCCGCCCACCGCCCCGGCCGCATCGAGAGCTTTCTGGATCGCCGCGGAATCCGGCGTTTTGCCATCCCCCTGAGCGCCGAAATCACGGACATTGAACACGGAGGAGTTCTGCGCGCCCGCGGATTCAGGCGTCAGGGCCGGGGCCGGGGCCGCTCCGGCAAGCTGGGCCAGGCCGAGAAAGCCGGCGCCCCGGATGAAGTCACGCTTCGTGATGTTCATAGTGGCAGCTCTTTCCGCCGAGGTTGATGTTCAGTCCCGCAGCTCCGCCGGGGCTGTCCGCCTGGAAGCTCGAAGCCAGACAAACAATAATGGACAATACAGGGGTAAATAATGGTGCGGCCCGGGAATTGTCAATAAGGACTGTGCGACGACCGACAGAGGTCCACGCTCGGACCGTCCGCAAAAAAAACGCGGCCCGGGACTGTGCCCGGGCCGCGCTCACCGCTGAATCTCAGTCCGTTGGGGCCGGATCCTCACTCGTACCGGCAGTACAGATCACCCCGGCGTCCCGTGTACCAGGGGTTGTTGCGCCGCGCCTCCGGTACGGCCGCGGGCTCCACATCGGCGTAGATGATGCCCTCCTTGTCCCAGATCTCGGTCAGCAGCGAGCCGTCATGGTTCGTGATATTGCTCCCGCCGCGGCAGTAGTAGCCGTTCTCGTTTTTCCCGCAGACACAGGAGGCGGCCATGATCATCGAGTTTATCTCGGCCAGGCGGGTCACCTCGCCGTGTCCCCTTTCGCCGCGGTTGTTCAGCCAGAACAGCAGGCTGCAGTCCTGGTTGGCGTAAGCGCGGGTCATCTCGGGGAAATCGCCGTCGTAGCAGATCATCACCCCGCTCTTGTGGCCTTTCACCCTGAAAGTCACCAACTCGTTGCCGGGCTCGTAGAAAGACGGCTCGTGACGCAGCCCCTTGGCTTTCCACCAGAGGTGCGTTTTCCGGTAGTTGGCCAGCACACCCGATGC
The bacterium DNA segment above includes these coding regions:
- a CDS encoding right-handed parallel beta-helix repeat-containing protein; amino-acid sequence: MNITKRDFIRGAGFLGLAQLAGAAPAPALTPESAGAQNSSVFNVRDFGAQGDGKTPDSAAIQKALDAAGAVGGTAYFPAGRYLCHGLGVHQHTTVLAEPQWGYRGPAGATLVLDSDEADCLLNITGAFGVHLRGLFLQGRRESQKAIHGVFLNNAEKYSDQEDSIVIDDCKIAGFSGHGVYLKRIWLFIIRHSIMQNNKGCGVQITGWDGFVTDNQFSGNGSHGFGCDEVGATVMFTANRVEWNGGYGLHLLAGDAWNVTGNCFDRNWGAGICALKMRTTTVTGNVFRRCGKDSKQLAEGERSCHVRLEECSGLTFVANTCAAGRDDGGQGLYTPQVGFILRKLSHSVIANNALYEGYMDQMVVDLGEHGEGYIFENNVGCPRA